In the Gossypium arboreum isolate Shixiya-1 chromosome 10, ASM2569848v2, whole genome shotgun sequence genome, one interval contains:
- the LOC108481732 gene encoding uncharacterized protein LOC108481732 has translation MEVLLHFSHEHPLIFNEERSHESEVYCSACGELVLGPRFSCMECGFHLDKNCAEAPDVMNHPFHRNHNLELKASSPYDEGSPLCGFCNNICWNFLYHCSCNFDFHIKCAFLSYKVLKNDFRELQHLVPIISSEGHSRELEKAQCFACQKSLLDSVYISPDYGFHLHKKCLELPREINHPCHRHHSLFLQFNSDHLPCQICQETQHEGLVYCCSICKFVLHTGCVSPPSITEDPSTHEHPFTRCLKNQSFNCDACGTLGNYVSYNCLTCSLMVHKKCITLPRFIKSIWHDHPISHNFFVVDNECTTRDCGFCHEDVNMESGSYYCSKCKFIIHVNCALQDARWYYKIESKDTVNAMSAVGALDPSFFVTKMTKIGEEIINAEIKHFSHQHNLVLTDEVKDRMYCDGCSQLILTSFYGCLECDFFLHKYCAKLPKKKQVISLYHQDPLSLIPHCIFKCALCRFMRSGFAYKCEVYMCNDLICVRCAEIHLPYKSQGHKHPIHFYPQLNGLSCNACGGSTDGVSIYGCKTCSFAVHYQCILAPQIAWHKWDKHFLTLRYHENNDYSKYHYCDTCEEKRSPNTWFYHCAICDNSAHLHCVLGDYPFIKRGRTFITNDHQHTLISVQKAHHPKCCKCGEPCFDLALECLKEECKYISHWMCNSNYKILWKDSKNLV, from the coding sequence ATGGAAGTTCTTCTACATTTTAGCCATGAGCATCCTCTGATTTTCAATGAAGAGAGAAGCCATGAAAGTGAGGTTTATTGCAGTGCCTGTGGAGAGCTAGTGTTAGGTCCAAGGTTTAGCTGCATGGAATGTGGGTTTCATCTCGACAAGAATTGCGCCGAGGCACCTGATGTGATGAATCATCCCTTTCATCGCAACCATAACCTTGAGCTTAAGGCAAGCTCTCCGTATGATGAAGGTAGCCCTCTCTGTGGTTTCTGCAATAATATATGTTGGAATTTTCTTTATCATTGTTCTTGTAATTTCGACTTTCACATCAAATGTGCTTTTCTTTCATACAAAGTTCTTAAAAATGACTTTAGAGAGCTTCAACACCTCGTCCCAATAATCTCTTCTGAAGGCCATTCACGAGAACTTGAAAAAGCTCAGTGTTTTGCATGTCAAAAGTCCTTACTAGATTCTGTTTACATCTCTCCTGATTATGGATTTCACCTACATAAGAAATGCCTTGAGTTACCCCGTGAAATCAATCACCCTTGCCACCGCCACCATTCTTTATTCTTACAATTTAACAGTGACCATCTCCCTTGCCAAATATGCCAAGAAACCCAACATGAAGGGCTGGTTTATTGCTGTTCAATTTGCAAGTTCGTCCTTCACACTGGATGTGTTTCACCACCATCCATTACTGAGGATCCAAGTACTCATGAACATCCATTCACAAGGTGTTTAAAAAACCAGTCATTCAACTGTGATGCATGTGGCACTTTAGGAAACTATGTTTCTTATAATTGCTTGACATGTAGTTTAATGGTCCATAAGAAATGCATTACATTGCCACGCTTCATCAAAAGCATATGGCATGACCATCCCATTTCTCATAATTTCTTTGTGGTAGACAATGAGTGTACAACACGTGATTGTGGATTTTGTCACGAGGATGTGAACATGGAGAGCGGGAGTTACTATTGTTCTAAGTGCAAGTTCATTATCCATGTGAACTGTGCACTACAGGATGCTCGATGGTACTACAAAATTGAGTCAAAAGATACGGTTAATGCAATGTCGGCCGTCGGTGCTTTAGATCCAAGCTTTTTCGTTACTAAAATGACTAAAATTGGAGAAGAAATTATAAATGCAGAGATAAAACATTTCAGTCATCAACATAATTTAGTACTTACTGATGAAGTTAAGGATCGTATGTATTGCGATGGCTGCAGTCAACTCATCCTGACTTCCTTTTATGGTTGTTTGGAATGTGACTTCTTTCTCCACAAATATTGTGCCAAGTTACCTAAAAAGAAGCAAGTTATTTCTCTCTACCACCAAGATCCCCTTAGCCTTATTCCACATTGCATTTTCAAATGTGCACTTTGTCGTTTCATGCGTAGTGGTTTTGCCTACAAATGTGAGGTTTATATGTGTAATGACCTTATATGTGTTAGGTGTGCTGAAATTCATTTGCCCTACAAAAGTCAAGGACATAAGCACCCTATTCACTTTTACCCCCAACTTAATGGGCTATCCTGTAATGCTTGTGGCGGTAGTACTGATGGTGTTTCAATTTATGGATGCAAGACTTGCAGTTTTGCGGTGCATTATCAATGTATTTTGGCACCACAAATAGCTTGGCACAAATGGGACAAACATTTTCTTACTCTTAGATACCATGAAAATAATGATTATTCAAAATATCATTATTGTGATACTTGTGAAGAAAAAAGAAGCCCCAATACTTGGTTTTATCATTGTGCAATTTGTGACAACTCGGCACACCTCCATTGTGTTCTTGGGGATTACCCATTTATCAAGCGTGGGAGAACCTTCATAACAAACGACCACCAGCACACTCTCATATCTGTGCAGAAGGCTCATCATCCTAAATGTTGCAAATGTGGTGAACCCTGCTTTGATTTAGCTCTTGAATGTTTGAAGGAAGAATGCAAATACATTAGCCATTGGATGTGCAACTCAAACTACAAGATCCTTTGGAAAGATTCGAAAAATCTTGTTTGA